The nucleotide window TTTTATATAAAAGCGTCTGTTAATGCCAATTATGATAACCAACCGTCTCAAAATTCAACAAAACTGGATTATGTTTTCTCAACGGGTTTTGGATGGAAATTGAAACATTGATTTTTTACGCAGATTATCTGTTAGACACAAATTAGCACGATTTTTTTTTTGGTTAAAAAAAAATCTGCAAAAATCCGTTAAATCTGCGTGCTAAATTTTCACGCTGATTTTTTCCACAATATTGTCATTCCGACGGAGGAGGAATCTCCGTTAGAAACTCGATAAAGATTGGAGATTTTGATTGCAGAATTACGTGCTGAGATTCCTCCTCCATCGGAATGACAAACTTTATGGATAAATAGATTTTAACTCGGATCTGGGTTTAAGTTCCTACTGAAAAGCCCGTTTTAAAAAATTTTAAACAATTCCTCCCAATTTACAGTCGATTCTATTGCCGGCAGCCCTTTGAAATCTTCTATTTTAGACAAATCCTCAATCCTGAAGTTTTCCTGAGTGGCGTAAGGAACCAAACCGTCATTTTGCAATTTTTCGGCAAGATAGATTTGTTCGTACTGACCGGGAGTGGGAATGAAAAAGGCTTTTTTGTTGAGTTTTACCAAGTCCATAATGGTAGTGTAACCAGAGCGACAAAGCACTTTTTTACTCTCGTTGAAGGTTTGTTCCAGCTGGCGGGTTTTCATGAAATTGTAATAAGTTACATTGCCAATCTGTTCCTTTTTTTGTTCTTTTTCGATAATTCCTTTTATAAAAACGACTTTTCCTTCAAATCGTTTTATTTCTTCGGTAAGATGGGTTTCCAATAATCCGCGTTGAGGTTCGGGACCAGACAAAACAATCATCAGGTCATACTGTAGTGGAAGAGGCATTTTGTGCATACGGCTCAACGGTCCCAGATAACTTAAATTGAGAGAGTTGTTTTCCAGATGTCCCAGTTTTCCGGTCAGGTTTAGTGTTTCATCGACATCGGGTATCCAACAGACATTGTATTTTTTGATGATTTTTTGATGGAGTTTACTTGTAATCCAAGTTGTGTTTCCTGTCATTACATTGAGTTGGTGCGTGATAAACACCGAAGGGATTTTGTCACTGAAAACCCCCAGGCGATTGTCGGATATGATTCCGTCAATTCCGTATTTCCGAATCCACTTGGTGATGATATTTTTTTCTTCCCGAATGGCTTCAATCATTTTTGGAAGGTTTTTTATCAATTTCCATTTAAAATTTTTTCCGTTTTTGGCATATTCAATTTGATAAGAAGGTAGCTCGAGCATCTTCAAATACGGGAATTCTTTCCGAAGCAATTCAAGGGCAATCCCATCTGAAGCTACAATTGGAGTAAAATTATTTTCCTGTAATGCTTTGATAATAGGAATACATCGGGTAGCATGTCCCAATCCCCAATTTAGCGGGGCTATCAAAATGGTTTTATTTTCGGAGTCTAAATTCATGTGTATTTCTTACGGTTTATTTGTAAGGCGAAAATACAGGATGCTTATTTTATTAATGTTTGCAATGTATTACTAAAAGATTATTTAATTCAACGAATTACTACTGAAAATTAGCAGAAAAAAAAGGCTAACCCATTAAGGAAAGCCTTTGTCTGATTTTTGAAATAAACAAACCTATTGCTTGATATATGTTTTGTTTCCGTTTGAATTAATATAGTATGTACCTCCTTTTGGTCCAGTATATACTTTTTTGCCATTGTATTCGCCGGTAACTTTATCGGCTGTTTTGACAACATCTTTTGTTGTTTTGGTTTCTTTGACTGCTTTAGCTGTTGCTTTATCAGCAGTTGCTTTTGAGTTATTCGCTGCTTTTACTGCTTTTTCAGCTTTCGCTGATTCTTTTTCAGCAGTTGCTTTTGATTCTTTGGCTGCTTTTTCAGCTTTTGCTGATGCTTTTTCAGCAGTTGCTTTTGAGTCATTCGCTGCTTTTGCTGCTTTTTCAGCTTTCGCTGATGCTTTTTCAGCAGTTGCTTTTGAGTCATTCGCTGCTTTTACTACTTTTTCAGCTTTCGCTGATTCTTTTTCAGCAGTTGCTTTTGATTCTTTGGCTGCTTTTTCCGCTTTTGTTGATGCTTTTTCCGCAGTTGCTTTTGAGTCATTCGCTGCTTTTGCTGCTTTTTCAGCTTTCGCTGATTCTTTTTCAGCAGTTGCTTTGGAATCTTTGGCTACTTTTTCCGCTTTTGTTGATGCTTTTTCCGCGGTAGTTTTGGAATCTTTGGCTACTTTTTCTTTGGTTGCTTTTGTGGTTTTTGTAGCTTTTTCTGTGGTGGTTTTTTCTGCCGTTTGAGCGGTTTGTCCGTAAAAAGTAT belongs to Flavobacterium gilvum and includes:
- a CDS encoding glycosyltransferase family protein, whose amino-acid sequence is MNLDSENKTILIAPLNWGLGHATRCIPIIKALQENNFTPIVASDGIALELLRKEFPYLKMLELPSYQIEYAKNGKNFKWKLIKNLPKMIEAIREEKNIITKWIRKYGIDGIISDNRLGVFSDKIPSVFITHQLNVMTGNTTWITSKLHQKIIKKYNVCWIPDVDETLNLTGKLGHLENNSLNLSYLGPLSRMHKMPLPLQYDLMIVLSGPEPQRGLLETHLTEEIKRFEGKVVFIKGIIEKEQKKEQIGNVTYYNFMKTRQLEQTFNESKKVLCRSGYTTIMDLVKLNKKAFFIPTPGQYEQIYLAEKLQNDGLVPYATQENFRIEDLSKIEDFKGLPAIESTVNWEELFKIF